The following proteins are encoded in a genomic region of Magnolia sinica isolate HGM2019 chromosome 1, MsV1, whole genome shotgun sequence:
- the LOC131250944 gene encoding uncharacterized protein LOC131250944 isoform X3 → MVFETLSIGSFLAPILLSPFHVLRMGNCNGKTKKLSAETSSIFVRSSPVVRVYGSESSLSTYRVRIALLYKTVALQFVSSDTIDTPILQCGTDTVSGSYETLLRYIDEKFPNPPLVPRVGEWVRAPIPAIVVTATLQHRSMAWHLDRLVMWVEDLADRKRTRGDGRAVDPTMGSPRMEVKKLGRIYSQLLELMLEHAQMEERIVFPVLERADRGICRAANEEHARDLPIMNGIKEDIKSIGVLEAGGPAYQEAIFTLSARLKTLQNIVFEEIHKRLAPIVCCNLQT, encoded by the exons ATGGTTTTCGAAACTCTATCAATCGGCTCGTTTCTTGCTCCAATCTTGCT ATCTCCATTTCACGTCTTGAGAATGGGAAATTGCAACGGGAAAACGAAAAAATTGTCTGCGGAGACATCGTCCATTTTCGTGAGAAGCTCCCCCGTCGTACGCGTCTACGGTTCCGAATCTTCCCTTTCTACGTATCGCGTACGTATCGCCCTACTGTATAAGACCGTTGCTCTGCAGTTCGTCTCGTCCGACACGATCGACACGCCCATCCTTCAGTGCGGTACGGACACCGTTTCAGGTTCGTACGAGACGCTGCTACGATATATCGATGAGAAATTCCCGAACCCTCCACTCGTGCCACGTGTCGGGGAGTGGGTGCGGGCGCCGATCCCGGCGATTGTTGTGACGGCGACGTTACAGCACAGGAGCATGGCGTGGCATTTGGATCGGCTGGTGATGTGGGTGGAGGATCTAGCGGACAGGAAGAGGACGCGTGGGGATGGAAGGGCCGTGGATCCGACGATGGGAAGCCCGAGGATGGAGGTGAAGAAGTTGGGACGGATTTACTCGCAGCTGCTGGAGTTGATGCTGGAGCACGCGCAGATGGAGGAGAGGATTGTCTTCCCCGTCCTGGAAAGGGCTGATAGAG GGATATGCAGAGCCGCAAACGAAGAGCACGCAAGGGACTTACCGATTATGAATGGCATCAAAGAAGACATAAAATCCATAGGCGTTCTTGAGGCGGGGGGCCCTGCCTACCAGGAAGCCATCTTCACCCTCTCAGCCCGACTCAAGACCCTAcag